A portion of the Actinomycetes bacterium genome contains these proteins:
- the dapC gene encoding succinyldiaminopimelate transaminase: MSAQTGGRLAGRLPDFPWDTLAPYARTAGDHPDGIVDLSVGTPVDPTPEVVQEALRAAADAPGYPLTYGTPPLRAAVAGWFARRRGVPDVDPAGVLPSIGSKELVAWLPTLLGLGPGDVVVHPETAYPTYDVGARLAGATPVATDGLTALGPQPVRLVWVNSPSNPTGRVLPAAHLRKVVDWARERGAVVAADECYAELGWDDGAPPVSLLHPEVCGGDHRGLLVLYSLSKQSSMAGYRAAFAAGDPELVRELLEVRKHAGMMVPAPVQGAMVAALGDDAHVAGQKARYAVRRQQLLTALTGGGFRVDHSEAGLYLWASRDEDCWATVERLAGLGVLVAPGSFYGPAGARHVRVALTATDERVTAAVARLGGAPGQPPR; encoded by the coding sequence CTGAGCGCGCAGACCGGCGGGCGCCTCGCCGGCCGGCTGCCCGACTTCCCCTGGGACACCCTGGCGCCGTACGCCAGGACCGCAGGCGACCATCCCGACGGGATCGTCGACCTGTCGGTCGGCACCCCCGTCGACCCCACGCCCGAGGTCGTCCAGGAGGCGCTGCGCGCCGCCGCCGACGCCCCCGGCTACCCGCTGACCTACGGCACGCCGCCCCTGCGGGCGGCGGTCGCCGGGTGGTTCGCCCGGCGGCGCGGCGTGCCCGACGTCGACCCGGCCGGCGTGCTGCCCTCGATCGGCTCCAAGGAGCTGGTCGCCTGGCTGCCGACGCTGCTCGGCCTGGGCCCGGGGGACGTCGTCGTGCACCCGGAGACCGCCTACCCGACCTACGACGTGGGCGCCCGCCTGGCCGGTGCGACCCCGGTCGCGACCGACGGCCTGACCGCCCTCGGCCCGCAGCCGGTGCGCCTGGTCTGGGTCAACTCGCCGTCCAACCCCACCGGCCGGGTGCTGCCCGCCGCGCACCTGCGCAAGGTCGTCGACTGGGCCCGCGAACGTGGCGCCGTCGTCGCCGCCGACGAGTGCTACGCCGAGCTCGGCTGGGACGACGGCGCGCCGCCCGTCTCGCTGCTGCACCCCGAGGTGTGCGGCGGCGACCACCGCGGCCTGCTCGTCCTCTACTCGCTGTCCAAGCAGTCGAGCATGGCCGGCTACCGCGCGGCGTTCGCCGCCGGCGACCCGGAGCTCGTCCGTGAGCTGCTCGAGGTGCGCAAGCACGCCGGGATGATGGTGCCGGCCCCGGTGCAGGGGGCGATGGTGGCCGCGCTCGGCGACGATGCGCACGTCGCTGGCCAGAAGGCCCGCTACGCCGTACGTCGTCAGCAGCTCCTGACTGCGCTGACCGGTGGGGGCTTCCGGGTCGACCACTCGGAGGCCGGCCTGTACCTCTGGGCCAGCCGCGACGAGGACTGCTGGGCGACCGTCGAGCGCCTGGCCGGCCTGGGCGTCCTGGTCGCACCGGGCTCCTTCTACGGCCCGGCCGGCGCGCGTCACGTCCGGGTGGCCCTCACCGCGACCGACGAGCGGGTCACAGCAGCGGTCGCCCGCCTGGGCGGCGCCCCCGGTCAGCCGCCGCGGTAG
- a CDS encoding VOC family protein: MPVRRLNHAVLFVRDVDASVAFYREVLGFAPIEGMAELRGAAFLRAPSSTNDHDLGLFEIGAQAGPSGAGRSTVGLYHLAWEVETLADLAEIAERLQERGALVGATDHATTKALYAKDPDGIELEVSWLVPADRLTPEILALRSDLRALDLPAEIERFGADTVGGLGISVPALA, encoded by the coding sequence ATGCCGGTCCGCCGCCTCAACCACGCCGTCCTCTTCGTCCGCGACGTCGACGCCAGCGTCGCCTTCTACCGCGAGGTCCTCGGCTTCGCCCCGATCGAAGGGATGGCCGAGCTGCGCGGCGCCGCGTTCCTGCGCGCACCGAGCTCGACCAACGACCACGACCTCGGCCTGTTCGAGATCGGCGCCCAGGCCGGCCCGTCCGGTGCCGGGCGGTCCACCGTCGGGCTCTACCACCTCGCGTGGGAGGTCGAGACCCTGGCCGACCTGGCCGAGATCGCCGAGCGGCTGCAGGAGCGCGGTGCGCTGGTGGGCGCTACCGACCACGCGACCACCAAGGCGCTCTACGCCAAGGACCCGGACGGCATCGAGCTCGAGGTGAGCTGGCTGGTGCCGGCCGACCGGCTGACCCCGGAGATCCTCGCCCTGCGCAGCGACCTGCGGGCGCTCGACCTGCCGGCCGAGATCGAGCGGTTCGGCGCCGACACCGTGGGCGGCCTCGGCATCTCGGTGCCCGCCCTGGCCTAG
- a CDS encoding MarR family transcriptional regulator has product MPSQDAPAEPRWLTDEQQRTWRVYLRFGAALDEALDRQLQRDAGMPHAYYMVLAMLSEAPGRTLRMSELARITSSSPSRLSHAVARLEERGWVRRDRHPTDRRGALAVLTDAGRDALVAAAPGHVAAVRQAMFDRLDEDQVTALRLVFEQLTEGGPADDAG; this is encoded by the coding sequence GTGCCCTCTCAGGATGCTCCTGCCGAGCCGCGCTGGCTCACCGACGAGCAGCAGCGCACCTGGCGGGTCTACCTGCGCTTCGGGGCCGCACTCGACGAGGCCCTGGACCGGCAGCTGCAGCGCGACGCCGGCATGCCGCACGCCTACTACATGGTGCTGGCCATGCTGTCCGAGGCGCCGGGGCGGACGCTGCGGATGAGCGAGCTGGCACGCATCACGAGCTCGTCGCCGAGCCGGCTCTCGCACGCGGTGGCCCGGCTCGAGGAGCGGGGCTGGGTGCGGCGGGACCGGCACCCCACCGACCGTCGTGGCGCGCTGGCCGTGCTCACCGACGCCGGCCGGGACGCCCTCGTGGCCGCCGCGCCGGGGCACGTGGCGGCGGTGCGCCAGGCGATGTTCGACCGGCTCGACGAGGATCAGGTCACCGCCCTGCGGCTGGTTTTCGAGCAGCTCACCGAGGGTGGTCCCGCGGACGACGCCGGATAG
- a CDS encoding SigE family RNA polymerase sigma factor — protein sequence MPTGRDEAVTVLFHTHWASLVRLARLLVDDVETAEDVVQEAFAQLHRRWGSLRDPERALFYLRAAVANGSRNHLRSRRVRRLHAQDVPVPTASAETEALDRADHRAVLSHLRELPWRQRQVLVLRYYLDLSEAQIADSLGISAGAVKSHASRGVATLGRRMEATS from the coding sequence CTGCCGACGGGCCGCGACGAGGCCGTGACCGTGCTGTTCCACACGCACTGGGCGTCACTGGTCCGGCTGGCCCGGCTCCTGGTGGACGACGTCGAGACCGCGGAGGACGTGGTCCAGGAGGCGTTCGCCCAGCTGCACCGGCGGTGGGGGTCGCTCCGGGACCCCGAGCGGGCGCTCTTCTACCTGCGCGCCGCGGTGGCCAACGGCTCCCGCAACCACCTGCGCAGCCGGCGGGTGCGCCGCCTGCACGCGCAGGACGTGCCGGTGCCGACGGCGTCCGCCGAGACCGAGGCGCTGGACCGTGCGGACCACCGGGCGGTGCTGTCCCACCTGCGGGAGCTGCCGTGGCGACAGCGGCAGGTGCTGGTGCTGCGCTACTACCTCGACCTGTCGGAGGCGCAGATCGCCGACTCGCTCGGCATCAGCGCGGGAGCGGTGAAGTCGCACGCGTCCCGTGGTGTGGCGACCCTCGGCCGCCGCATGGAGGCCACGTCATGA
- a CDS encoding VOC family protein → MALARWKDLCPDAVRPADVVPFWAGVLRLAAETQDSGDVVLRGAQPEQTVWFNTVPGPKAVKNRVHLDLVLPTYAPLIEAGGRVLDDHHTDSYRWTVLSDPEGNELCVFPSGQGAPDALVVDSADPEGDAVWWADVLGASAVEAPGGLRRWLADVPGLPWEVWKFVGVDDPKTVKNRWHWDVVSDDVDELVRRGATLLRGPDVDIDWHVLSDPAGNEFCVFSPRGSGS, encoded by the coding sequence GTGGCACTCGCGCGATGGAAGGACCTCTGCCCCGACGCCGTCCGGCCGGCCGACGTGGTGCCGTTCTGGGCTGGTGTTCTGCGGCTCGCGGCCGAGACGCAGGACTCCGGCGACGTCGTGCTGCGCGGTGCGCAGCCGGAGCAGACCGTGTGGTTCAACACGGTCCCTGGGCCGAAGGCGGTCAAGAACCGGGTGCACCTCGACCTCGTCCTGCCGACGTACGCCCCGCTGATCGAGGCCGGCGGGCGGGTGCTCGACGACCACCACACCGACAGCTACCGCTGGACGGTGCTCTCCGACCCGGAAGGCAACGAGCTGTGCGTCTTCCCGTCGGGGCAGGGCGCGCCGGACGCCCTCGTCGTCGACTCGGCCGACCCCGAGGGCGACGCCGTGTGGTGGGCCGACGTCCTCGGTGCGTCGGCGGTCGAGGCGCCCGGCGGGCTGCGGCGGTGGCTGGCCGACGTGCCGGGGCTGCCGTGGGAGGTCTGGAAGTTCGTCGGCGTCGACGACCCCAAGACGGTGAAGAACCGGTGGCACTGGGACGTGGTCAGCGACGACGTCGACGAGCTGGTACGTCGTGGCGCGACCCTCTTGCGCGGCCCCGACGTCGACATCGACTGGCACGTGCTGTCCGACCCGGCCGGCAACGAGTTCTGCGTCTTCTCGCCCCGCGGGTCCGGCTCGTGA
- the fdxA gene encoding ferredoxin, giving the protein MTYVIAQPCVDLLDKACIEECPVDCIYEGNRMLYIHPDECVDCGACEPVCPVEAIFYEDDTPEQWKDYYKANVEFFDDLGSPGGASKMGKIDKDHPLIEALPPQTQDASH; this is encoded by the coding sequence GTGACCTACGTCATCGCACAGCCGTGCGTCGACCTGCTCGACAAGGCATGCATCGAGGAGTGCCCCGTCGACTGCATCTACGAGGGCAACCGGATGCTCTACATCCACCCGGACGAGTGCGTCGACTGCGGCGCCTGCGAGCCGGTCTGCCCGGTCGAGGCGATCTTCTACGAGGACGACACCCCGGAGCAGTGGAAGGACTACTACAAGGCCAACGTCGAGTTTTTCGACGACCTCGGCTCGCCGGGCGGTGCCTCCAAGATGGGCAAGATCGACAAGGACCACCCGCTGATCGAGGCGCTGCCCCCGCAGACCCAGGACGCCAGCCACTGA
- a CDS encoding sigma-70 family RNA polymerase sigma factor, whose protein sequence is MADDRAAEAPADRAAEAPADQALTYEQLFHAHFRAMVRLAAMLGADDPEDLAQEAFVRLHGRTRAMRDPHAAVGYLRTTVVNLTRSRLRHLSVVRRAPEVAPEYVASAEHDAVRREAGRDLVAALGRLSARHREALVLRYWLDLSEAEMADAMGVSRGTVKSHVSRGLDALAALMEDHR, encoded by the coding sequence GTGGCCGACGACCGGGCAGCCGAGGCACCCGCCGACCGGGCAGCCGAGGCACCCGCCGACCAGGCCCTGACCTACGAGCAGCTGTTCCACGCGCACTTCCGCGCCATGGTCCGGCTGGCCGCGATGCTCGGCGCCGACGATCCCGAGGACCTGGCCCAGGAGGCGTTCGTCCGGCTGCACGGCCGGACCCGGGCGATGCGCGACCCCCACGCGGCCGTCGGCTACCTGCGCACCACCGTCGTCAACCTGACCCGGTCCCGGCTGCGGCACCTGTCGGTGGTGCGCCGCGCTCCGGAGGTCGCACCGGAGTACGTCGCCTCCGCCGAGCACGACGCCGTACGTCGCGAGGCCGGTCGTGACCTCGTCGCCGCGCTGGGCCGGCTCTCGGCACGCCACCGCGAGGCGCTGGTCCTGCGCTACTGGCTCGACCTGTCCGAGGCCGAGATGGCCGACGCCATGGGGGTCAGCCGCGGGACGGTCAAGTCCCACGTCTCCCGCGGGCTCGATGCCCTCGCCGCGCTGATGGAGGACCACCGATGA
- the dapE gene encoding succinyl-diaminopimelate desuccinylase, with protein sequence MTALDLSLSGPDLTVALCDVESVSGSEKVLADQLERALRDVPHLSVDRAGDALVARTSLGRAERVVLAGHIDTVPLGGNLPCRVEGGRIHGCGTTDMKSGVAVQLRLAAHLAQPNRDVTYVFYDHEEVEAEKNGLGRIARDHADWLAGDFAVLMEPTNATVEGGCQGTMRADVVLRGHRAHSARSWLGRNAVHAAGEVLRRLEAYDAEQVEIDGLVYREGLNAVGITGGVAGNVIPDECRVSVNYRFAPSRSEGEAAEVVRRVLDGYDVEVVDSAPGALPGLSEPAAAAFVTMVGREPQPKFGWTDVARFSALGVPAVNYGPGDPGVAHQREEYCDVAPILECEERMLAWLS encoded by the coding sequence GTGACAGCTCTCGACCTGTCCCTGTCCGGCCCCGACCTGACCGTGGCCCTGTGCGACGTCGAGTCGGTCAGCGGCAGCGAGAAGGTGCTGGCCGACCAGCTCGAGCGGGCGCTGCGCGACGTACCGCACCTCTCTGTCGACCGCGCCGGCGACGCCCTCGTCGCGCGCACGTCGCTGGGCCGGGCCGAGCGGGTCGTCCTCGCCGGCCACATCGACACGGTGCCGCTCGGCGGCAACCTGCCGTGCCGGGTGGAGGGCGGCCGGATCCACGGCTGCGGCACCACCGACATGAAGAGCGGGGTCGCCGTGCAGCTGCGGCTGGCCGCCCACCTGGCCCAGCCGAACCGCGACGTGACCTACGTCTTCTACGACCACGAGGAGGTCGAGGCCGAGAAGAACGGCCTCGGCCGGATCGCCCGTGACCACGCCGACTGGCTGGCCGGCGACTTCGCGGTCCTGATGGAGCCGACGAACGCGACCGTCGAGGGCGGCTGCCAGGGGACGATGCGCGCCGACGTCGTGCTGCGCGGCCACCGCGCGCACTCGGCCCGGTCGTGGCTGGGCAGGAACGCGGTGCACGCGGCGGGGGAGGTGCTGCGCCGGCTGGAGGCGTACGACGCGGAGCAGGTCGAGATCGACGGCCTGGTCTACCGCGAGGGGCTCAACGCGGTCGGCATCACCGGGGGAGTGGCCGGCAACGTCATCCCGGACGAGTGCCGGGTGAGCGTCAACTACCGCTTCGCCCCGTCGCGGTCGGAGGGCGAGGCCGCCGAGGTCGTGCGGCGGGTCCTCGACGGGTACGACGTCGAGGTGGTCGACTCGGCACCCGGCGCGCTGCCCGGCCTGTCCGAGCCCGCAGCCGCCGCCTTCGTGACGATGGTCGGCCGGGAGCCGCAGCCGAAGTTCGGCTGGACCGACGTGGCGCGGTTCTCGGCTCTCGGGGTGCCGGCCGTCAACTACGGTCCGGGCGACCCGGGCGTCGCGCACCAGCGCGAGGAGTACTGCGACGTGGCGCCGATCCTCGAGTGCGAGGAGCGGATGCTCGCCTGGCTGTCCTGA
- the dapD gene encoding 2,3,4,5-tetrahydropyridine-2,6-dicarboxylate N-succinyltransferase, whose protein sequence is MSSPAHGTGVLTRHSSGQVLDVWYPDPQLGEPDEPEGRRAGEGPQLQHLVGDDEARDVVRELVTSQVDLAAAPADTADVWLRLHLLSHRRVRPREADLTGVFGLLTNVVWTNHGPCAVEGFELTRSRLQRRGPVTVLGVDKFPRMVDYVLPAGVRVADADRVRLGAHLAAGTTVMHDGFVNYNAGTLGASMVEGRISAGVVVGDGSDVGGGASIMGTLSGGGTEVISVGERCLIGANAGIGISLGDDCVVEAGCYVTAGTKLTVRGGDDDGAVVKARDLSGRDQLLLWRNSVTGAIEVTARQGSWGSLNAALHAND, encoded by the coding sequence ATGAGTTCCCCCGCACACGGCACCGGCGTCCTCACCCGGCACTCCTCCGGCCAGGTGCTCGATGTGTGGTACCCCGACCCGCAGCTCGGCGAGCCCGACGAGCCCGAGGGACGACGTGCGGGTGAGGGCCCGCAGCTGCAGCACCTGGTCGGTGACGACGAGGCCCGGGACGTGGTGCGCGAGCTGGTCACGTCCCAGGTGGACCTGGCGGCGGCACCGGCCGACACCGCCGACGTCTGGCTGCGGCTGCACCTGCTCTCCCACCGGCGGGTCCGCCCGCGCGAGGCGGACCTGACCGGGGTCTTCGGGCTGCTGACCAACGTGGTGTGGACCAACCACGGGCCGTGCGCGGTCGAGGGCTTCGAGCTGACCCGGTCGAGACTGCAGCGGCGCGGGCCGGTCACGGTGCTGGGCGTCGACAAGTTCCCGCGGATGGTCGACTACGTGCTGCCCGCCGGGGTGCGGGTCGCCGACGCCGACCGGGTCCGCCTCGGGGCGCACCTCGCCGCCGGCACCACCGTGATGCACGATGGCTTCGTCAACTACAACGCGGGCACCCTGGGTGCCTCGATGGTCGAGGGGCGGATCAGCGCCGGCGTCGTCGTCGGTGACGGGTCCGACGTCGGCGGCGGCGCCTCGATCATGGGCACCCTCTCGGGCGGTGGCACCGAGGTCATCTCGGTCGGCGAGCGCTGCCTGATCGGGGCCAACGCCGGCATCGGCATCTCGCTCGGCGACGACTGCGTCGTCGAGGCCGGCTGCTACGTGACGGCCGGCACCAAGCTCACGGTCCGCGGTGGCGACGACGACGGCGCGGTCGTCAAGGCGCGCGACCTCTCCGGCCGCGACCAGCTGCTGCTGTGGCGCAACAGCGTGACCGGCGCGATCGAGGTCACCGCCCGGCAGGGGTCGTGGGGGTCGCTCAATGCCGCGCTGCACGCGAACGACTGA